From a single Gemmatimonadota bacterium genomic region:
- a CDS encoding polyketide cyclase, whose amino-acid sequence MTANIVITVLILALVVFAATRPGAYRVERSATIPAPAGLVFPLLNDFHRWAAWSPWEGLDPAMKRTHSGAASGVGAVYAWDGSKKAGMGRMEITESVPPATITIQLDFLRPFESHNTTRFHLAAERHATRLTWTMEGPSSFMTKPMGIFVSMDTMIGKDFETGLAKLQRVGEQPGAAGLERT is encoded by the coding sequence ATGACCGCCAACATTGTCATTACCGTACTGATCCTGGCGCTGGTGGTCTTCGCGGCCACGCGCCCGGGCGCCTACCGGGTCGAGCGCTCGGCCACTATCCCGGCGCCCGCCGGCCTGGTCTTCCCTCTGCTCAACGATTTTCACCGATGGGCCGCTTGGTCGCCGTGGGAGGGCCTCGACCCCGCCATGAAACGGACCCACAGCGGCGCGGCGAGCGGGGTCGGCGCGGTGTATGCGTGGGACGGCAGCAAGAAGGCCGGCATGGGGCGGATGGAGATCACTGAATCGGTGCCCCCTGCAACGATCACGATCCAACTCGATTTCCTGAGGCCGTTCGAGTCTCACAACACCACGAGGTTTCATTTGGCCGCCGAAAGACACGCCACCCGCCTGACCTGGACCATGGAGGGCCCGAGCAGTTTCATGACCAAGCCGATGGGCATCTTCGTTAGCATGGACACGATGATCGGGAAGGACTTCGAGACGGGGTTGGCGAAACTCCAGCGCGTCGGGGAGCAACCAGGGGCCGCCGGCCTGGAGAGAACCTGA
- a CDS encoding aminotransferase: MQIEEFAIERWMDRYENHCRYNLAESCVESLTVQELLALAGKQSTILDELLPLKLTYGAIEGSARLRGLVASLYASQQVANVVITHGAIGGNALVYQTLVEPGDEVVTLVPIYQQHYSIPESLGATVKRLRLTESNRFLPDLDELAGLVTPRTKIIALSNPNNPTGSLMDRTTLEAIVRIAGASGAYVLSDEVYRGIDQEGSGTTDSVADLYERGISTGSMSKAFSLAGLRLGWITGPHPVIRAVARHRDYNTISVGMLDEHFAAIALEHRTKILARSRNIVRTNLAVLDQWIGAEPSISYIKPRSGTTALLKYSEPESSESFCVRLVETRGVMFTPGSALDMEGYVRIGYANNRTVLEQGLAEVSAFLGAGALV; the protein is encoded by the coding sequence ATGCAGATCGAAGAATTCGCGATCGAACGATGGATGGACCGCTATGAAAATCACTGTCGCTACAACTTGGCCGAAAGCTGTGTCGAGTCCCTGACGGTGCAGGAATTGCTCGCCCTGGCCGGCAAACAGAGCACGATCCTCGACGAACTCCTGCCCCTCAAACTGACCTACGGCGCCATTGAGGGGTCCGCCCGGCTGCGCGGCCTGGTGGCGTCGCTCTATGCCTCCCAGCAGGTGGCCAACGTCGTGATCACCCATGGGGCGATCGGGGGGAACGCGCTCGTTTACCAGACCCTGGTCGAACCGGGCGACGAGGTGGTGACCCTGGTGCCGATCTACCAGCAGCACTACTCGATTCCCGAAAGCCTGGGCGCCACGGTCAAGCGCCTCCGGCTCACGGAGTCGAACCGCTTCCTGCCCGATCTCGATGAACTCGCCGGGCTCGTCACCCCTCGCACCAAAATCATCGCGCTCAGTAACCCAAACAACCCGACGGGGTCGCTGATGGACCGCACGACGCTCGAGGCGATCGTTCGAATCGCCGGGGCGTCCGGTGCCTACGTGCTGTCCGACGAGGTCTATCGCGGCATCGATCAGGAGGGCAGCGGCACCACCGACTCGGTGGCTGATCTGTACGAGCGGGGCATCAGCACCGGCAGCATGTCGAAGGCGTTTTCCCTGGCGGGCTTGCGGCTGGGCTGGATTACCGGGCCACACCCGGTGATCCGCGCCGTGGCACGGCACCGCGACTACAACACGATCAGCGTCGGCATGCTCGATGAGCATTTCGCGGCGATTGCTCTCGAACACCGGACCAAGATTCTGGCCCGGAGCCGCAACATCGTCCGCACCAACTTGGCCGTGCTCGATCAGTGGATCGGCGCCGAACCTTCGATATCGTACATCAAACCCCGATCCGGCACGACGGCGCTGCTCAAGTACTCCGAACCCGAGTCGTCCGAGAGCTTCTGCGTCCGGCTGGTCGAAACCCGGGGTGTGATGTTTACCCCGGGCAGCGCCCTCGACATGGAGGGCTACGTCCGAATCGGGTACGCTAACAACCGAACCGTCTTGGAGCAGGGCCTGGCGGAGGTCTCGGCGTTCCTGGGTGCTGGCGCCTTGGTATAG